The following proteins come from a genomic window of Diceros bicornis minor isolate mBicDic1 chromosome 4, mDicBic1.mat.cur, whole genome shotgun sequence:
- the LOC131404745 gene encoding complement receptor type 2-like isoform X7 encodes MGAAGLLWVFLALVAPGVLGIFCDPPPPIKNGWSSYLSGPIPLDTVVRYSCASVFRLIGERNIFCRSKDQVKGVWDKAAPTCEYYNKHTVCSEPIVPGGYRNKMSKPPYRHGDSVTFTCNFNFTMKGNKSVWCQANKTWGPTPLPTCESDFPLECPSLPMIANGHHTGENVGPFVPGLSVTYSCEPGYLLVGQKTIRCLSSGYWSAGIPRCKEAQCKPPGPLPNGQIKGPPRFRVGVTVNFSCNEGYRLQGQPFSQCVIVGQVASWTKIPVCKEILCPAPPPIVNGRHTGSSSGNVPYGSTVTYTCDPDPEKGVNFILIGKHSIRCTTNSEKTGTWSGPAPRCELSVSAVQCLPPQILRGQILSEQKDQYSYNDTVVFACEFGFTMKGSKRIRCNAQGTWEPSAPVCEKECQAPPKILNGRKEDRQLIRFDPGTSIKYSCDPGYVLVGEQSIRCTSDGVWTPTAPKCKVAECKPIGKQLFIKPQDQFIRPDVNSSCDEGYRLGESVYQLCQGMVPWFMEIRLCKEITCPPPPVINNGIHTGSSSEGFLYGTTVTYTCNPGPERGVKFNLIGESTIRCTSNDQKRGIWSGPAPLCKLSLPAVQCSDAHVANGYKVSGKEAPYFYNDSVTFKCDKGFTLKGSSQIRCKANNTWDPEVPVCEKGCQPPSGLHHGRHTGGNRVLFVSGMAVDYTCDPGYLLVGNKSIHCLSSGNWSPSAPRCEEAPCQSVREDLQELPVDWHVVQVNTSCQDGYQLTGHAYRKCEDAENGVWYQKIPLCKVIQCQPPPVIDNGRHTGVMEEHFLYGKEVSYTCDQGFYLLGEKSIQCISDSKGHGTWSGPPPQCLKSSPVTHCPNPEVRHGYKLNKTHSSYSHNDIVYIACNPGFIMNGSHSIRCHTNNKWVPGIPTCIKKAFLGCHPPLTIPNANHTGGDIARFSPGMSILYTCNQGYLLVGEALLLCTHEGTWSQPAPYCKGVNCSSPEHMNGIQKGLEPGKMYQYGAIVTLECEDGYTLEGSPQSQCQDNHGWNPPLAVCKSPSSFAPLLFCGLSAGLVLLIFLISVSLCMILKHRERNYYTNTNLKEDLRLETQEVYSIDPYNPAS; translated from the exons GGATTTTTTGTGACCCTCCTCCTCCTATCAAAAATGGTTGGAGTAGTTACCTTTCTGGCCCCATACCTCTTGACACTGTGGTAAGGTACAGTTGTGCAAGTGTCTTCCGCCTCAttggagaaagaaatattttttgtagAAGTAAAGACCAAGTGAAAGGAGTCTGGGATAAAGCTGCTCCTACATGTGAATATTACAATAAACATACTGTTTGCTCTGAGCCCATAGTACCAGGGggatacagaaataaaatgtctaaACCACCATACAGACACGGTGATTCTGTGACATTTACCTGTAATTTCAACTTCACCATGAAAGGAAACAAATCTGTTTGGTGCCAAGCAAATAAAACGTGGGGTCCGACGCCACTACCAACCTGTGAGAGTG attTCCCCCTGGAGTGTCCATCACTTCCCATGATCGCCAATGGACATCACACAGGGGAGAATGTTGGCCCCTTTGTCCCAGGATTGTCTGTGACTTACAGCTGTGAACCTGGCTACTTGCTTGTTGGACAGAAGACGATTAGATGTCTGTCTTCAGGATACTGGAGTGCTGGTATTCCCAGATGTAAAG AGGCACAGTGTAAACCTCCAGGACCACTTCCCAATGGGCAGATAAAGGGGCCTCCAAGGTTTCGGGTTGGCGTAACTGTaaacttttcctgtaatgaaGG GTATCGATTACAAGGCCAACCGTTTAGTCAGTGCGTAATTGTGGGACAGGTCGCTTCATGGACCAAGATACCAGTATGTAAAG AAATTCTTTGCCCAGCACCTCCTCCTATTGTCAATGGAAGACATACAGGCAGCTCTTCAGGGAACGTTCCATATGGAAGCACAGTCACTTACACTTGTGACCCGGACCCAGAGAAGGGAGTGAACTTCATCCTTATTGGGAAGCACAGTATCCGTTGTACCACTAATAGTGAGAAGACTGGGACCTGGAGTGGCCCTGCCCCACGCTGTGAACTTTCTGTTTCTGCGGTTCAGTGTCTACCTCCCCAGATCCTAAGAGGCCAAATATTATCTGAGCAGAAAGATCAATATTCCTATAATGACACTGTGGTATTTGCTTGTGAGTTTGGCTTCACCATGAAGGGCAGCAAGAGAATCCGATGTAATGCTCAAGGCACGTGGGAGCCATCAGCACCAGTCTGTGAAAAGG aGTGCCAAGCCCCTCCTAAAATCCTCAATGGGCGAAAGGAAGATAGACAACTGATTCGCTTTGACCCTGGAACATCCATCAAGTATAGCTGTGACCCTGGCTATGTGCTGGTGGGAGAACAATCCATACGTTGTACCTCTGACGGGGTGTGGACACCCACTGCCCCCAAATGCAAAG TGGCAGAGTGTAAACCTATAGGAAAACAACTCTTTATAAAACCCCAGGATCAATTTATCAGACCAGATGTTAACTCTTCTTGTGATGAAGG GTACCGGTTAGGTGAGAGTGTTTATCAGCTGTGTCAAGGCATGGTTCCTTGGTTTATGGAGATTCGTCTTTGTAAAG AAATCACCTGCCCACCACCTCCTGTTATAAACAATGGGATACACACAGGGAGTTCCTCAGAAGGTTTTCTATATGGAACCACAGTCACTTACACATGTAACCCTGGGCCAGAGAGAGGAGTGAAATTCAACCTCATTGGAGAGAGCACCATCCGTTGTACAAGTAACGATCAAAAGAGGGGCATCTGGAGTGGCCCTGCTCCTCTCTGTAAACTTTCCCTCCCTGCTGTTCAGTGCTCAGATGCCCATGTTGCAAATGGATACAAGGTATCTGGCAAGGAAGCCCCATATTTCTACAACGACAGTGTGACATTCAAATGTGATAAAGGATTTACTTTGAAGGGCAGCAGTCAGATTCGTTGCAAAGCCAATAACACCTGGGATCCTGAAGTACCAGTTTGTGAAAAAG GCTGCCAGCCACCTTCTGGGCTCCACCATGGTCGCCATACAGGTGGAAATAGGGTGCTCTTTGTCTCTGGGATGGCTGTAGACTACACCTGTGACCCTGGCTACTTACTTGTGGGAAACAAATCCATTCACTGTTTGTCTTCAGGAAATTGGAGTCCTTCTGCCCCTCGGTGTGAAG AAGCACCATGCCAGTCTGTGAGAGAAGATCTTCAAGAGCTTCCAGTTGATTGGCACGTGGTACAAGTTAATACATCCTGTCAAGATGG GTACCAGTTGACTGGACATGCTTATCGGAAGTGTGAAGATGCTGAAAATGGGGTTTGGTACCAAAAGATTCCACTTTGTaaag TTATTCAGTGTCAACCTCCACCAGTGATTGATAATGGGAGGCACACAGGTGTGATGGAAGAACATTTTCTATATGGAAAGGAAGTCTCTTATACATGTGACCAAGGATTCTATCTTCTGGGAGAGAAAAGTATACAATGCATAAGTGATTCTAAAGGACATGGAACTTGGAGTGGACCTCCCCCACAGTGCTTAAAATCTTCTCCTGTGACTCACTGCCCTAACCCGGAAGTCAGACATGGATACAAGCTAAATAAAACTCATTCTTCATATTCCCACAATGACATAGTATACATTGCCTGCAACCCTGGCTTCATCATGAATGGCAGTCATTCGATTAGGTGTCATACCAATAACAAATGGGTGCCAGGTATACCAACTTGTATCAAAAAGG CCTTCTTAGGATGTCACCCTCCACTTACAATCCCCAACGCGAATCACACTGGTGGAGACATAGCTCGATTTTCTCCTGGAATGTCAATCCTGTACACCTGTAACCAAGGCTACTTGCTGGTGGGAGAGGCACTCCTTCTCTGTACACATGAAGGAACCTGGAGCCAACCTGCCCCTTATTGTAAAG GGGTAAACTGTAGCTCCCCAGAGCATATGAATGGAATCCAGAAGGGGCTGGAGCCTGGGAAAATGTATCAGTATGGCGCAATCGTCACTTTGGAGTGTGAAGATGGGTATACCCTGGAAGGCAGTCCCCAGAGCCAGTGCCAGGACAATCACGGATGGAACCCTCCCCTGGCTGTTTGCAAATCACCAA GTTCATttgctcctcttcttttttgtg GTCTTTCTGCAGGTTTAGTATTGCTTATCTTCTTGATCAGTGTCTCCTTATGCATGATACTCAAACACAGAGAACG caATTATTATACAAATACAAATCTTAAAGAAGATCTTCGTTTAGAAACACAAGAAGTATATTCTATTGATCCATACAACCCAGCAAGCTAA